ttttatttcctGCAGATATCCGGGGACTTTTAATTTCTAAAGTCAGAAATTAATCAGAAAGTCAGAAAATTAGTCAGTAATTCACAAGAAAAAATATACAGTATGTCCAATTTTCAGGGAAATGACTTACAAGTTGAATTTTTGAAATACTGaacattgttttcattgtcataATCGTAATGAATGAGATACTAACAATTATTTTCTGTCAAATAATTATTATTGTGacgataataattacatattctGATTTTTAACATGCAAAAGTCGCATTTCACATTACACATCATATAGTACAGACTAAGGAAAATAGCGTAGATCTGATGTCTTTaatgtcattatagacaggcagtcgttatagagcaggtttgactgtaatatGAATTTTAGGTTTTGCATTATCAAGTAAGCAGTCAAAGCAATTCTCAATCAAAATATTACTACCCTAGTACAAATATAAAGGAGTTAACtgatgcctttcaacacttacaCATTTAGACACCAACACTGATGCGGCTCCAATGCTGGGGGACAATATTAAAGTTCCCCCTCTCTTTGAGAGGCGAGCGAAAAAGTGTATTTCTCCTAATCGATTGATTTTCTTTCATACTTGAGAAACGAAAGATATTGAATATATCAAGATATCATTTTCTATTAATTTTCTTCTTTAATAACAGTCCAAACAAgaatttttttatagaaaacaGGGTTTCACCCTGGACCCAAAAATCATGGgccattttgacaagatttcagaaatcGTATCGGCAGAAACATAGAAAATAGAAGAAATTTTTTAGTTTTAgtgggccattttggaaaatatggggCAAATGGTCCCCTTCAGACTTAGTATTTGGGTACATGTAAAATAGCATTTTTACCTTTGATATATCAAGTTGACAGTCATTCACACTCTTTACTCCTGGTAACTGAATCTTAACGACGACACGATTAATGTTCCCACCGTCATCCTGTACAGAGTCCATCGTATATACAGGACAAGTCAATCTGGTGTTACTTTGAGAGGAAATCTCCTCAATGATCCCGGCTTTCTTCACCTCGGTCTGATTCGGCATTTTGATAGTAGGAGAGTCGTATGTTGTCCCCGTGCTCTTTCCGTTTGATTTTTTGGAATTTCTGCTTTCTTCTGTTGATATATTTGCTAATTTATTTAATAAGGAATTTTTGGCACCGGCTGCCAGTGGTCCAAAACTTGTTTCTAATTCTGATAATTGTTCTTCAAATTCCTGTTCACTCTTTTGTGCTTTTTTCGAAAAACTTTGATTGAGAACGTCTATCTCTCCTTTGTGTTGAATGTCTTTTGGGAGCAAGGTAAAACTCCTTGAAATTTCGACTTTATGTTGATGTTGGATGAAATCAATAGCCAAATTTATCAGCGTCTCTCGATCTACTAAAGATTTCGTGTCATGGCCATACTCTTCAATAACTTTGGGGTTGAATGCACAAGATGTCATTGAATAAAATCctgaaaagaaacaaaattgcTGATACAAAGCCGAATAAAAAGGGAAGTTCCACTTTTTCCCCAATTGGCAAGATAGACAGGATGTCAGCAGGCATATGgattaaatataatttcatcaTACACATggatttgatgatattttatgtcagtatacacaggggtcagaatagacaggatgtcagaacagggctttttctgagggctttctggggccgttaatgggccccattcccaattagaattatttcattttaaagccaaattcccaaaatttgcagtttaatCCTGAAAAagtctttcccaattcaccaattttcttcccgaATGAGATAAAAAGGtcccttcccaaaccagtgagaaaaagccctgcagAATTATCAGGGCTTAGATTAGACTTGGTTATGATCATGCAGTATGCACAGGTGTCACATTAGACAAGATGACAGCACACACATCAGTCAGATTATACATGATTATAGTATAATATACAGGGCCAGATAACACAggatgtcagtatacacaggggCCAGATAATACAGGATACCAGTATACACAATGGCCAGATAACACAGgatatcagtatacacaggGACCAGATAACACAggatgtcagtatacacagtGGCCAGATAACACAGGATATCAGTATACACATGGGCCAACTAACACAGgatatcagtatacacaggGGCCAGATACCACAGGATGTCAGTATACACATGGGCCTGATAACACAGGATATCAGTATAAACAGGGGCCAGATAACACAggatgtcagtatacacaggagCCAGATAAGACAGGATGccagtatatacaggtgtcaaATAACACAAGATGTCAGTATATATAGGGACCTGATAAGACAAGATGTCAATTATCTAGGAACAGATTAGACCTTATGTCATGATCAGCATGCACAGGGGTCACATTAGACAAGAGAACACCAAACACATTGGTCAGATTATACATGATTTTAGTATGCAGGGGCCAGATAAGAGGATGTCAGAACACTTGTGGGTTGGAATAGAAAGGATGTCAGTATAGATGGGTGTCAGACAAGATgttggtttatacaggtgtcagataagacaggactTCACATATTTTACTTGGCAAGGATAAGAGTATTGTACTTAGGGGTAAAATCTGTCATATAGTTCTGAGAATAAATGTCTTAATTAAGTACAGAGTTGACTATTTTACACTTAACATAAAAAGTGGAATGAAAAAACAGTTTTCaaacataaatgtataaataatcaATTGTGTTAGCAGATATTCTCTGTACTGTaacaggggtcgacattaaggCTTGTCCGCTACCAGACTTAAACTGCTGTCGGACAAGTGAATGTATCAAAACACTTGTCCGACAGAACAAGTAACAAATATTGTCttcatgttgtttatttatattctgAAATCAACATTCACAAGACTtcacattatacatatatgataaaaaagaaacgaaaattCGGAACACTATGAAGATGATAACTAAACTTTCCATGTTTTTCGAAAATATTCAATCAACCCCATTGGTgtctttgaattgaatatgcatattggaaaaaaaaggGAATATGAATAAAAGCGTACAAGGAAATTGTAAGTTAATTTGAAGGACTAAGTGGCGGCATATGCTGATACTATCAGGCTCACTATTTATTGCAAGATTTAGCATAAATAGCATCTCAGATGTTTATGCACTATTGCATTTCTACAATTATGTTCATGTCCTAGTCAGTTTATTTCCATTCTACTACTTTAGTTTCTGTAAATCAAAAATAGGCAGTCAGTAGCattgtttctttttcattaAGTAACTTGGACAAAACACCaataaatatcagtaatatatagtTGTCTATTCAATGTTATCCTTTTACTGCATGACACAAAGACATTGAAAAAACATCATTAAacttaattgaaaattttcaagTGGGACAAGTGATGATTTCATTCGGACAAGTGAATATAAATGTTACTTGTCCAAAGGGacaagtgcagaaaaaagttaatgttgacCCCTGTGTAATAGATCATCTCTACATACCGTACTTATCTCTTCCTTCCGTGATATCGGTACCAGTGACGGGTACAGCGTCCTCTGGTGACTTAGGTACTGGTACCCTTGCCCAGGAACAAAAATTGATGAAGAAGGTCTTTCTTTCTGGTAGCTAAGAAAAAAATGCATTGTGCTGGTAAGACAATAAATATGGTTTATCATatgaaaatctatttttttctttttgacatttttcttcacaaacttttttttttctttcaactttttttcttttcatttttttttaaattgtaaatcTAGACTAGTATTGTTTCATAATTTTTCAAAACTAATTTTGAgaaaattctaaattattttaaagggctgttctcacatacttcacaatgTGATAAAATTGTTGCTATGGATGGGATACATTTAGATTTTGTTACTTGTTTTAATAATAAGTGCATCATAAATATAATCAAACATGGCCTGTTCCGTGGACAAGGATATTTCAACCCTCGTGTCAGAATTTGGCTGGCTAGTGCTCGTCAAGTTGagtgctgactggccaaactcctacactcgggttgagataccCCTGTCTACAGTACAGGCCCATGCAAAATTATTTTAGTCCCCATAACTGTACCAATAATTAGATGATCTATCTTAAGCGTGAATGTGATATCACATACATCAAAGTCAAACTAgtctgagtttcctctggtccttaCACCATGTCATGGTGTTAATGCCAGAGGAAACTCATACTAACATCAAACAAGTCAACCCAATTCAACACTGACCGAAaattatgacattttttatcaaatatttcacaTTCATATATTGACTGGTTAGTTTGGAAATACCACCCATGACTCACCATCATGGTCTGAACACACATATGTGGTGTGGGCGGTGACATAAACTCTTGGCCCTCCTTAATATGTTTGTCTATGAAGTTTTTGTAAGCCTTGGGGTCGGAGTTGGCCATGTCATCCAGCATTGACCATATATGCTGAGCCTGGTGCATCATAGAATCACTGTCTGCCTTCCCATCGGTGTCCATTTCGACAAAAACTGAGTCTTCTATGTCTTTTTAATCACTCGCAGTGTATCttctgaaaaataaattcaGTTATTTATAGAGCACTCAACATATCAACTTGAGAGACAATATTCATGTGAAATAATTTCAACCCCAAAATTCACCACTACTTATCATAAACATACTTATTAAGATAATGTGATAATTCCTACAATACAGTACTATACatgttagcccgagtttccccTGGCCCTGACATCATGTCTTGACGTATGGTGTCGGGCCAGATGGAACTTGGGCTAAGTACGTGTATGTGTATGCCATCTACCCTTGTCATCAACAGAATACATTCCAATTTCCAAAAGTCATTGTACAATACAGGCTACATATGTAGCGCAAGTTTAATCTGACCCTTGAAGTTCTGACTGTAAATTGTGatataccatataaaaaataagggtatttctttttttatagtaaatacccttatttttatatggtattagaATCTATATCTCAGTTTACAGTCAGAACTTCAAACGCCTGTGATCTGTGCTTGATACTACATATACTGTcagagccagaggaaactcgggctactacATGTAGAACTGTTCACATCATTCCGGGACACCTTTAAgtttaatgacaaaattattCTACAGAAGGACTCCTCATTTTTGATACTTTATCCATGTGTACATTATTCATGTGTTGATCAATGAGAGTCGTATTccctgtaaaataaataacaaaacttacATATATCGTCGATACCTTGAAGTCCTGCGTTACATCCACAGGCCACAACACGAAGTAGCGTCCTTGGTATGCGCACTACGTCACAGTATGTGGGGTGATAATAAATACAGCCAAATCGCGAGTGCGGAATACCGACAGGCAACGCCCGGTAGAGATACACTCGACAGACGGTAAAAATCACAGGATGTACATATAACTGAACTGCATTAAATCAATATACATTGccaatatttatattatattgatcAATACTAGATCTAGATCTATATGAAATAAGTGCTTAATATCGATGCTCTACTGTACTTGAACATAAATCAAgaaacaaataattttaaactgaaaaaaaactttaaaacgTGTAACCACGGgtactagcccgagttttctctggccctgtcaccatgtctggtgtagggccagagcgcactactatatgaaaacgtggaattatccgacaccgtttggtgtcgctaagaatctggtgtaaatacaataaaatcgggagtgacataacacctaccttacatatatggataaatgagatatttatttaccccagaacacccatttagtcccatctaggtgttttattccgtccgtatagaccctcgctttactctagtcaaaatttcatacttgactcgatgccatattgctaactatgtaggtcgcggtcggcctaattaccctaatcagtacgcgatggagcgaaaacgaaaaaatacaacatttatttgtatatattttaccccttataatttataaataatgaatttttgaatttaatataacaggttttggggaataataagcttagttaTCTAAATTTAAACTAtgcaagaagaaaaacacaataaatcatatgtggtcttttcggaccattgcgttccgattcgggtggttagtcgtactgtcacttacaaaatggcgggtcaacagtacgaaattttgactagcataaagcgagggtctatacagacggaataaaacacctagttgggactaaatgggtgttctggggtaaataaatatctcatttatccatatatgtatggtaggtgttatgtcactcccgattttattgtatttacaccagattcttagcgacaccaaacggtgtcggataattccacgttttcatatagtagtgcgctctggccctacaccagacatggtgacagggccagagaaaactcgggctacacgGGTACTTGAGGTTAAAATGGTATAGTTTTCGGCATAACCGTATGTAAAAGAACGTCGTTTCCGTCACACGCGTAAGGGATTTCCCCACACGTGTGCACACtgtcacaacccaggttcgggggATCCAGGGTTCTGTTGGTACCTTAATtggttatttttataataacatACGGAATCAATGACAGACTAAAAggccatgtaaatatataatgtatatttatttgggtacatttgtatataacatgcTACAGCAATTTGTATAGTCCAGATATACCtattatacagtgtagtgtCCCCTAACAAGCCCTGCCTGCCTATGTATAGATTTGATTAATGACCTCCCCAGCTTCCCTCGCCAGTCTAGCTAGGTACCTGCAGCTAGCGCTAGCCCCTACACACACCACGCATACCTTATCACTGCGTTTGCCCCAGCCACTACAGGTGTATACACTACTGTTAGCCTAGGGTGGGACCTAATACTCACCCTATAGAGTAGCCTCAGGGAGGAGGGGAGCAGCCGAATGGAGGCTTTTAAGGGAGGGGAGGTGAAGTCACGGCTACATGGAAGCCTTCGACTCTCTCGAACTGTAAGGGACACTGCCTTTTATACCCCAACCCAGGGAAACCCAACTCCTACACAAAAAGGTACCTGTCTTGATCCAATGAAAAAGGGTTTTACTCCCTAACTTTGGTATACCCTAGATTGAAGTGCCCGTATGAGAGCCTActtcctgtaatatatacatgctaccaatatactgatgtatatacagatataactgCTTTAAGATTTAATTCTTTTACACTCCTCCCCCCTTAAAACAAATGTTATCCGTTGGAAACATTTGCCAATGCAATGGCCCCATACATTTTCACAAGCAAAAACCTGCaaat
This genomic stretch from Pecten maximus chromosome 13, xPecMax1.1, whole genome shotgun sequence harbors:
- the LOC117341287 gene encoding PIH1 domain-containing protein 2-like; translation: MDTDGKADSDSMMHQAQHIWSMLDDMANSDPKAYKNFIDKHIKEGQEFMSPPTPHMCVQTMMLPERKTFFINFCSWARVPVPKSPEDAVPVTGTDITEGRDKYGFYSMTSCAFNPKVIEEYGHDTKSLVDRETLINLAIDFIQHQHKVEISRSFTLLPKDIQHKGEIDVLNQSFSKKAQKSEQEFEEQLSELETSFGPLAAGAKNSLLNKLANISTEESRNSKKSNGKSTGTTYDSPTIKMPNQTEVKKAGIIEEISSQSNTRLTCPVYTMDSVQDDGGNINRVVVKIQLPGVKSVNDCQLDISKDDLQLTVENCYDLHLVLPCQIMDDDAVAKFSKKASVLTVTLPAVGKL